In Clostridium sp. DL-VIII, the following proteins share a genomic window:
- the tuf gene encoding elongation factor Tu — translation MAKAKYERSKPHVNIGTIGHVDHGKTTLTAAITTVLANKGFAEAFNYADIDKAPEEKERGITINTAHVEYQTENRHYAHVDCPGHADYVKNMITGAAQMDGAILVVSAADGPMPQTREHILLGSRVGIQYIVVFLNKADMVDDPELLELVEMEVRELLSEYDFPGDDIPVITGSALKALENPTDEEAIKPIMDLMEAVDSYIPTPERATDKAFLMPIEDVFTITGRGTVATGRVEAGVLHVGDEVEIVGLTEEKKKVVVTGIEMFRKLLDEAQAGDNIGALLRGVQRADIERGQVLAVPNSVHPHTKFVGQVYVLKKEEGGRHTPFFDGYRPQFYFRTTDVTGSIKLPDGMEMVMPGDHIDMNVELITPIAMDEGLRFAIREGGRTVGSGVVTKIVE, via the coding sequence ATGGCAAAAGCAAAGTATGAAAGAAGTAAGCCACACGTTAATATTGGAACAATAGGTCATGTAGACCATGGTAAGACAACATTAACAGCAGCAATCACAACAGTATTAGCAAATAAAGGATTTGCAGAAGCATTTAACTATGCAGATATTGATAAGGCTCCAGAAGAAAAAGAAAGAGGAATCACAATCAATACAGCGCACGTTGAATATCAAACAGAAAACAGACATTATGCGCACGTTGACTGTCCAGGGCATGCTGACTATGTTAAGAACATGATTACAGGAGCAGCACAAATGGATGGAGCAATCTTAGTTGTATCAGCAGCAGATGGTCCAATGCCACAAACAAGAGAACATATACTATTAGGATCAAGAGTAGGAATCCAATATATAGTAGTATTCTTAAATAAAGCAGATATGGTAGATGATCCAGAATTATTAGAATTAGTTGAAATGGAAGTAAGAGAATTATTAAGTGAATATGACTTCCCAGGAGATGATATTCCAGTAATAACAGGATCAGCATTAAAAGCATTAGAAAACCCAACAGATGAAGAAGCAATTAAGCCAATAATGGACTTAATGGAAGCAGTAGATAGCTATATCCCAACTCCAGAAAGAGCAACAGATAAAGCATTCTTAATGCCAATCGAAGATGTCTTCACAATTACAGGAAGAGGAACAGTTGCAACAGGAAGAGTTGAAGCTGGAGTACTTCATGTAGGAGACGAAGTAGAAATCGTTGGATTAACAGAAGAAAAGAAGAAGGTTGTAGTAACTGGAATCGAAATGTTCAGAAAGTTATTGGACGAAGCGCAAGCAGGAGATAATATCGGAGCATTATTAAGAGGTGTACAAAGAGCAGATATCGAAAGAGGTCAAGTATTAGCAGTGCCAAATTCAGTACATCCACACACTAAGTTTGTAGGTCAAGTATACGTACTTAAAAAAGAAGAAGGTGGAAGACATACACCATTCTTTGATGGATATAGACCACAATTCTATTTCAGAACAACAGACGTTACAGGATCAATCAAATTACCAGATGGAATGGAAATGGTAATGCCTGGAGATCATATCGACATGAATGTTGAATTAATCACGCCAATAGCAATGGATGAAGGATTAAGATTCGCTATCAGAGAAGGTGGAAGAACTGTAGGTTCTGGAGTTGTTACTAAGATAGTAGAATAA
- the rpmG gene encoding 50S ribosomal protein L33 produces the protein MRTKVTLACTECKQRNYDSMKNKKNDPDRLEMKKYCKFCKKHTLHRETK, from the coding sequence ATGAGAACAAAAGTAACTTTAGCATGCACAGAGTGTAAACAAAGAAATTATGATTCAATGAAAAACAAAAAAAATGATCCAGATAGATTAGAAATGAAAAAGTATTGTAAATTCTGTAAAAAGCACACTCTTCATAGAGAAACTAAATAA
- the secE gene encoding preprotein translocase subunit SecE has protein sequence MSVKDNVKTEKAVKGNGLVSFFKDVKAEIKKITWPSKDETKKAFVAVMVFTLMYTILVGGMDSIFEKLLQAILKLK, from the coding sequence ATGTCAGTAAAAGATAATGTGAAAACTGAAAAAGCTGTTAAAGGTAATGGCTTAGTTAGTTTTTTTAAAGATGTTAAGGCAGAGATAAAAAAAATAACTTGGCCTTCAAAAGATGAGACGAAAAAAGCTTTTGTTGCAGTTATGGTATTCACACTAATGTATACTATATTAGTTGGTGGAATGGATTCTATTTTCGAGAAACTCCTCCAAGCGATTTTAAAATTGAAGTAA